Below is a genomic region from Aminiphilus circumscriptus DSM 16581.
AGCGCCGCCTTCTTCGCCGCTTCGTCGAGGGCCGAGAAATCGATGTCCTTGGCGCCCCGTTCCACGTTGTCCAACTCCCACCGGTCGAGCTCAAAGGAGATCCTGGTCTCGACGAGGGGTTGGACCTGATGCACACCGTAGACAACGCCTTCGGGCTTCTGGCCCTTGGGGACATCGAGCCGCCCCAAGGACAGAACCGCGTAATCCCAGCCGCGAGGGCCCTCCACATCGACAAATCTCCGTGCGGAGAGGTGCGCTTCGAGCACCGTGCGCGCCTGCGCGTCGATTTCCTTCCACGCTCCATCCGTAACCGGGGATAACGATCTCTTGAGAATGTCCATTTCGTGCTCCTCCCTTTCGTCTCCTTCTACGCTATCTGTTTTTCATGCTCCCGATGCCGATGCCACTCGCCGAGGAAGCGGGTGCCGCGTTACCGGAACCCTCGCCTCCCGTGGCGGCTTCCTCGACCTCGGTGATCGGCGCAGTGGTGAACAAGTAGGTCCGCAGCGCCGCATCCCACTCGGGCATGGTCCTCCGAAGCCATTCAAGCATCATGCACGCGTGCTCGATCTCTTCATCCCGATTGTGCAGAATGACGCTCCTGATCGTCTCATCCTGCGATGCAGCAGCTCTCTGGTGGTACCAGTCCACCGCCTCGACTTCCTCTTTCAGGCTGTTCAACGCACGGTGAATGTCCCGGTCCGCCTGGGACAACTCCTCCACCGGTTCGTGATAGGAACTCATCCGTCATGCACCTCCTGCAGCGTGATATTGACAGGAACATACTACCACATCTAAAAAGAACGGGTATACTTACAGAAATGGCGGCAAGGACGAACACTGCCGGAGACACACCTTCACCCCATCAGACAAGGAGGGATGTTCCATGCCCCGCAAGATTCTCGTCGCTCTCGACCTGAGCAAGATCTCCGAGGAACTCGTGCTTTACGGACATTCGCTCGCCCATCGCCTGGACGTACAAGTGGATTTTCTCCACGCCCTGCCCCATACCTCCCTCTGGCGAGGCTACGAACCGTGGGTTCCCCCGGAGCTGGACATGCAGGTCAGGGAAATCGCCCAGAAAAAAATCGCCTACTGGATCCGCAGAGCGGAGGAGGCGCTCCCTTGCGAACACTGCCACGAGCACCAGGTCTTCGTGGAGGAGGGAAATCCCGCCGACCTGGTCATCTCCAAGGCCAAGGAAAACGGCTACAATCTCATCGTGGTGGGACACAAGGGGCAGAGCGCCCTGGAGCATCTCATCGTCGGCAGCACCGCCACCAACGTGGTCCGTTACGCCCACTGCTCGGTTCTCGTCTATCGACCGGGCCTCAAGGTTTTCTGAGGAGGAACTCATGGATCTGCAGAAGACATCTTCCCGTCCCACCGGTTCCCGAACACTCCGCGGCATTCCCCTCTCTCCGGGCTATGGCGTGGGACCCGCCCGGATCTACCGCACCGTCTCCTTCGCGCTCTCCTCGGAGGCCGAGATGCCAGGGCCGTCCAGAGACGAATCTCCCGAAACGGCGGTCATGCGTTTCCGTAAGGCTCTGGCGGCATCCCGGGAGCAACTTCTTCAGCTCCAGGCACAAAGCACCGCCACGCTCGGGCAGGAAAAAGCCGCGGTCTTCGCCGCCCAAAACCTCATGCTCGATGACCCCATGCTCTCCGGCGGCGTGGAGGAGTTACTCCACAAGGGCACCTCGCCCGAGGATGCGGTGGTCCTCAAGACCAGGGAAATCAAGACGCTCTTCGAATCCCTGCCGGACCCGTATCTCCGGGAGCGCGCCGCCGACGTGGAGGATGTGGGGCGGCGCATTTTCCGAAATCTTCTCGGCGTGGGAACGCTCGACCTGGAGGACGTTGGCGAGCCCGTGATTCTGGTGGCGGAAGATCTGACCCCATCGGACACGGCCGCTCTCTCGTCCAAAACGGTGGCGGGCATCCTCACCGAACGGGGAGGCCCCACGAGCCATACCGCCATCATCGCCAAGGCGCTTGAAATCCCCGCCGTGTCCGGCATCGGGAACCTCTCCGACCTGATTGAAGAAGGACTTCCCGTGGCCCTCGACGGCGAACGAGGCGACGTAGTCCTCGCCCCTTCGGCGGAAGAAACGGCACGGTTCGCCGCGCTCAGGGAAAAACGGCTGCACACGGCACGGCAGTTGGCGACACTCCGGGATCTTCCGGCCATCACCCTGGACGGCGTGGAGATCGGTCTCTGGGGGAACATCGCCAAACCGGAGGGAACGGAAAAGGTTCTGAGCTACGGGGGCACCGGAGTCGGACTCTTCCGCACGGAATTCCTCTACATGAGCGGCGACACCCCTCCAGGGGAAGAGGAACAGCTCGCGGCCTACGTCAAAGCCCTGGAAGGCATGAAGGGTATGCCCACGGTCATCCGCACTCTCGACGCCGGGGGCGACAAGGAAGTGCCCTCCCTGCGGGGCATCCTGGGCGACAAGCCGGAGATGAACCCCTTCCTCGGATATCGGGCGCTGCGCATCTGCCTCGACGAGAAGGATCTCTTCCGTACCCAGCTCCGGGCACTTCTTCGAGCCGCGCCCTCGGGAGATCTGCGGATCATGTTCCCCATGGTGGCAGGGCTGGAGGATCTTCGGAGTGCAAGGAAGGCCCTCGATCAGGCCCGGAGCGAGCTTGAAGCGGAAGGTATCGCGGTACCGCCGGTGAAGGTGGGAATCATGATCGAAATCCCCGCAGCCGCCGCCATGGCACCACTCCTCGCGGCGGAGGCGGATTTCTTCTCCGTCGGCACCAACGACCTCACGCAGTACACACTCGCAGCGGACCGCATGAACGCCAGGGTAACCAGATGGTACGACTCCTTCCACCCCGGCGTGCTCCAGCTCCTCCGTCTCACCGCCGAAGGGGCCGGGAAGCGGAATATCGAACTCGGCATGTGCGGTGAGATGGCAGGCGACCTCGACGCCATTCCGCTTCTTTTGGGACTGGGATTCCAGGAACTCTCCATGACACCCTCCCAGATCCCCTGGGCGAAACGGCTCGTACGGACTCTCTCCATTGAAGTCTGCCGGGACATCGCCGGCAAAGCGCTCTCCTTCGGCACGGCGGCGGAGGTGCGAACGTACCTGCAGGAGCGGAGAGCCGCCCTTACCGCGAATTTCGCCGATGAATGAGATCCGGCGAGAACGGACGGAAACGAGATGATGTCCTCCATGCAACCCCTCGTTCAGGGGAAAATAGATCAGGCCATGGCTCTTCTCGGTGAAACGGGGATCGATTGTTGGTGCACTTTCGTCCGAGAAACATCGGAAATGTGCGATCCCGCGATGCGATACCTCGTGGGAGCGGACGTGGTGGGTGAAGCGGCGTTTCTGCTCGCCCGAGACGGCAGGGCCTTTGCCGTTCTCGCAGCCCTGGATAAAAGCGACGTAGAGGCCCTCGAAACCTATCGCATCTTTCCCTATGTGCAGTCCATTCGGGAGCCCCTGCGGGAAGCCTTGACCCTTCTCGATCCCAAAACGATCGGCCTCAACTTCTCCGAGGCGAACTACGCTGTGGACGGGCTCTCCTTCGGCATGTACCGACGCTTGCGCTCGCTTCTCGAAGGAACGCCCTATGCGGAACGACTCGTCTCCGCGGAAGGGCTCTTCTCCAAAGTGCGGAGCATCAAAACGCCGGAGGAGCTGCGGCGCATCCGGGCGGCCATCGCGGAGACGCTGGAACTCTTCGACCTCTGGCCGCGGAACTTCCAGGAGGGGTGGACGCTGCGACGCATTTCGGATTTTCTTCACGAAGAAATGCACCGCCGAAATCTTGAAGGCTCGTGGAGTCTCTCCGGCGATCCGGGCATCACGAGCGGACCCGACATGATCCCCGGCCATGGAACACCCCCGGATCTTCCCGTCCTTCCCGGGCACGTGCTCAACATGGATTTCGGCATCCGCAAGGACGGCTATAGTTCGGACCTCCAGCGCGTCTGGTACCGACCCTCCCGGGAGGCTCCCGAGCCGCCCGGGGACGTGCGAAGAGCTTTCAGTGTCGTTCGGCGCGGCATCGAAGAAGCGGCAGCGTTTCTTCGCCCCGGCGTGCGCGGCTGCGAGGTGGATGCCGTGGCACGGCGCATTGTTACCGAAGCGGGCTACCCCGAATACGCCCATTCCTTGGGACATCAGGTGGGCGCCTTCGCCCACGACGGCGGCGCGCTCCTGGGTCCCCGATGGGAGCGCTACGGCAAGTTGGTGGAACTCCCTGTGGAAGAAGGACAGGTCTTTACCCTCGAATTCGGTGTGCAGACATCCTGCGGCTATCTGGGTCAGGAGGACATGGTGGTGGTCACCTCGAACGGATGCGCCTTCCTCACGCCTCCGCAGGAGGACCTCTGGACGCTCACTCCCGGAGAAGCGTGACGTTCTCGGGGAGCCTGCATCCGGTCCGGCCATCCGTCGTTCCGGAGCGCGGAAAACCGGATAAGCCGGCTCCCCTTTTGCCACGAACACGACAGACCCATTGACAAAGACGCACCTTGTCCGTATCGTAACGGCGACAGCAACTGGGGGGGCCGGCGAACCGGCTGAGAGGAGGCTTCTTCGCCTCGACCCTTGGAACCTGATCCGGGTCATGCCGGCGAAGGGAAGTTCTGTGTGTTTTCCACGACACGAAAAACTTCGCTCCCGGCATCTCCTTGCCGGGAGGTTTTTTATGCACACCACACACCCTTTTCCCCATTTTCCCCATTTTCGACGTGCTCCTCGTCTGTCGCAGCCATGCGGGAGAGGAGGTGTTCCTTCGTGACTCCCTTTCCCCTCAAACGCCTTACCGCAGCGGGGCTTTTCGTGGCCGCGGCGTTGCTTCTCTCGGGCATTCACATTCCCCTGGGGCCCACAAAATGCTTTCCCTTCCAGCACACGGTCAACGCCCTCGCCGGAGCGCTCCTCGGCCCCTGGTGGGCAGCGGGCATTGCCGCCGTGACGAGCCTCCTGAGGCTCTTCACGGGAACGGGAACCCTCTTCGCCTTTCCCGGGAGCATCCCCGGCGCTCTGGCGGCGGGATTCGCCTTCCGGTGGTGGAAAAAAGACTGGGCCGTCTTCGCCGAACCTCTTGGCACCGGCCCGGTGGGGGCCTCTCTCGCGGCGCTCCTTCTCGGGCCTGCCATGGGAAGATCCGTAGGGATCGTCTCGCTCAACCTGGCGTTTCTGGCGAGCAGCCTTCCCGGAGCGACCGTGGCATTTCTGCTGCTCCATCTGTTGCGGCAAAACCAGGCATTTCGGAAGATGGCGGCAACCCTGTAGGTCTCCCGACGCACGAGGGCCTATCGTTTTACCGCTCGACAGAAACCGGCACGAACAAGGAGGCAGACAGGCATGACATCCTACCGCGGACTCGCGGCGACCATCGCGGGCAGCGACTCCGGCGGCGGCGCGGGCATTCAGGCGGACCTCAAGACCTTCGCCGCTCTCGACGTCTTCGGAACGACAGTCATCACGGCGCTCACGGCCCAGAACAGCCTGGGCGTGGAGGCAATCTTCGACATCCCGCCCTCGATGATCCGGGCACAGATCGATGCCCTCTGGTCCGACTTCCCCATCGGCGCAACAAAAACGGGCATGCTCTCCCGCCCCGAAACGATCCGGGAGGTCGCCGCGGGCGTGCGCCGCTGGAACATCGCTTCTCTCGTGGTGGATCCCGTCATGGTGGCGCAAAGCGGCGCATCCCTGATCACCGACGAGGCGGTGGAGGTGCTTCGGGACGAACTGCTTCCCCTGGCGCTTCTGGTAACACCCAATGTTCCCGAGGCGGAGCGCCTGGCGCAACAGCCGATCTCCTCGGTGGAGGACATGCGGCGCGCCGCGGAACGCATCGCCACCCTGGGCGTTCCCAATGTTCTCGTCAAAGGCGGCCATCTTCCCCAGGAAAACGAGATCGTGGATGTGCTCTTCGCGGAGGGCACGCTCGTGACCTTCCGGGACAGCCGTCTGGAGACGAGAAACACCCATGGCACGGGGTGCACGCTGAGCGCGGCCATTACGGCGGAACTGGCGTCCGGGAGCCCCCTCATCCTTGCGGCGGAGGAAGGACGGCGCTATCTCCGACGCGCTCTGGAACACGGCTTCCGCCCCGGAAAGGGTTGGGGTACCCTGGGACACGCCCGGGCGGGGAGAGCGGAATGCCCCGCACACTGAAATCCCTTCTCCAAAAGGCGGATGGAGCGGCCCTGACCGAGGTCTGGGCCGGCATGAAGGCAAAGCGGCCGCTCCTGTATCACCTGACCAACTGGATCTCCGCGTCGTTCCAGGCGGATGCGGTGTGCGCCGTAGGAGCCTCCCCGATCATGTCCCGGGAGACGCAAGAGACGGCGCACCTCGCCGCCATGGCCGACGGGGTGCTCTGCAACGTGGGCGCCCTGGAACGGCGGGATCTGCCGGCGGTACAGAACGCCCTTGCGGGGGCGCGGCTTGCACTCCTCGACCCCGTCGGCTACGGAGCCACTCCCTACCGCAGACGCATCGTGGACGACCTGCTGCAAAACCCGGCGATCCGCATCATCAAGGGGAACCGGGGCGAGATCTCCCTTCTCGCCGGACACGAGGGCACCCTCCGCGGCGTGGATGCGCTCTCGGCGAGGGCCGTTCCCGAGGCGGTGATGTCCCTGGCCCGGCGTACGGGCGCTCTCGTCTGCGCCACGGGAGAAACGGATTTGCTCAGTGACGGTTCCTGCGTCGCCGCCATCCGGGGAGGATCCTTCCTCTTGCCCGCCATCTCCGGAAGCGGCTGCGTCCTCGGCTCCCTCATGCTCGCCGGGGCCTGCGGAGGGGAGCATGTCGCCGGAGGACTCGCCGGAGTCGTGGCGATGAAGCGCTGCGCAGAAAGAGCGGAGAGGAAAAGTTCCGGTCCCGGAACATTTCGGGCAGCCCTTCTTGACGAACTTTTCCTGCTCCAGCCGTCGGATTTTGCGGAAGAACTCCGCCGCTGCACGCTTCTTCAGGAAAAGGAGGCATGACCATGACGCTCCGGAAACGCCTGCGGCTCTGCGTCATTCCCGATCGCATCCTTGGGGCGCCGCGTTCCCTGGAGGAACAGACGCTGTGTGCCCTGCGGGGAGGTGCCACGGCCATCCAGCTCCGGGACAAGAACGCATCCACCCGTGAACTCTATGAGACTGCGGTGACATTGAAGCGCCTCTGCGACGACTGCGGGGCGCTCCTGATCGTGAACGACCGCATCGACGTGGCTCTCGCAGCCGGCGCGGACGGCGTGCACCTGGGACAATCGGACCTCCCCGTTCCGGAAGCGCGACGTCTCGCACCACCGGGCTTCCTCGTGGGGGCCACGGCCCATTCCGTCGAGGAAGCCCTCCAGGCGGAGCAGAACGGTGCGGATTATCTCGGCATCGGCGCCGCGTTTCCCACGGCGAGCAAGACCGTCACGACACTCCTCGGTCCGGAGGGCATCAGACATGTGACTTCCCGGATCTCCCTTCCCGCCATCGCCATAGGTGGCATCACTCCGGACCGGGTACGCTGCGTCCTTGACGCCGGCGTCTGCGGCGTCGCGGTCATCGCCGCCGTGGTGGCCTCGGCGGAGCCTGAGAAGGCGACCCGGGAATTCGCGGCGCACATTCCTTGAGGGCGGTGCAACACTGCCCTTCCCGATGGATGTGCACCGCGAAACACGCACTACGAACGATTACGGAACGATCCGGAAGGAAAGATTCCCCAGGATTCCCCAGAGGGCCGAAGTCGGCACCGTAACTGCTCTCTTCGCCGGAAATCATGTTTTCCAGCGCACCCGTGAGGAGAGCATCCCCCGCGTCAAAGCTCCATCCCAGGCGGAGCAGCTCGTTCGCCAGCCACAAACCTGCCCGCCACTGGTCTCCAAGAGCGTCGGTCCCCCTTCCGCGGTTGACCTCCTTGCCCGCCTTCGCGAGGATGACTTCCACCGCATTCGGATCCACCGCGTCCGCCGGAACGGATTTGCCCAGAAGAGAGGCTTTCGCGGAGACACTGGATGCGATGATGTCCGTCACCTTCATGGCCTTCATGTCCGCGAACGCCAGAGAGCCCTCCTTTTGGTTAGTGGTCGGACCACATGCTGGTAAAAACATTTTTGTACTAAACCACCACCCTCGTCCCTCTTGCTTCGATCACCTTGAAAATTCCCTGATCACGTCGCTGCGAAATTCCATGAAATAACTTCTAAAACCCTTGCACACCAAGCGATTGGCCTCCGGAAAAATCGTCTCGGAAACAGCCTTTCCGACGTGAAACACCTTGGGAAATATGGCAACTCAGAATTGAAAGACTATTTGGGAACCCTTGCGCAAAAGAGCCGCTTGGTATATAAAGTGCACTGGGTGGTCCAATCGAAGGAGGCGCCGGCAGACATGGATAAACGCGTCAAACAGACCCGAATCTACGAAAAGGTCGTGGACGAACTCAAGGAGCTCATCGCCAACGGTGAACTCCGTCTGGGAGATCCGCTGCCTCCGGAACGACAACTCATGGAGGAACTCGGCGTCAGCAGGAGTTCTCTGCGCGAGGCTTTTCGTGTCTTGGAACTCATGGGGCTCATCGAGAGCATTCCCGGCAAGGGGCGTTTTGTCCGCAAGCCCCGAAGCGAAGCCAGTGCTTCCTCCACCACGTCCCAACTCGAGGATGCGGCAATTCTGGAACTCATGGAAGCCCGACGCGTTCTCGATCCCGCCATTGCCGCCGAAGCCGCGAGACGGGCACTTCCCTCGGACCACACAAAACTCCGCCGGGTTCTCTCCGTCACCGGCGAAGACATGGATACCATCGCACACCGCGCGCAGTCGGATTTCGACTTCCACCTCGTCATGGCCGAAGCAACTCAGAATTTCGTTTTCACGAACATCGTCAAAATGGAATTCAATCTCATCATGGCCACCCATGAGCGAATCTATTCGCTGCTTGCCGACAAAGAAGCGTTTCTCTGCGAACACCAAAGCATTTACGAGGCCATCCTCGATCACGACATCGACAAGGCTTCCCGAGAGGCTCGGGGCCATATCGAGCGCATCTACCGGACCCTGCAGGAAGCCATGGCCCTCGAAACGAGGCGCCATTCCGCATCGTGACGGCAAAAAGAGTGGGGACGGAACGCAGGCGCTCGCGCAACCGACGTTGTGCGACGCTCTCCCCGTCTCACCGAGGCAGGAAATTCGAGAGGACGAAGAGTCTGTAGGTCACCGCACGGGACAAGCCGTGCATGGAGAGGTGGAGAATGGTCTCCGCCCAGAGCACAACAGGAGGGATGTTCATGCGAGAGAAACTGGTTGCCCTGATGCCCGAAATCGAGTGGATCCAGGACCCGAAGATCAAGGAAGGCGTCTTCGCCACCTATGAGGACGCGCTGAAGACCGGAGGTTGGCAGCCCGAGGACATGGAGTGGATCCCCTTTACGCTTCTCATCCCCGATTGCCCCGCGTCGCTCCTCGTGCACACCCGGGGCGTCACCCGCATGGCCAAGGTCATCTACGACGAGTTCAACGCTCTGTACAAAGACAACGGTGGTTTCCAACTCGACCACGACACACTCATCGCCGGCGCTCTTCTCCACGATGTGGGGAAGCTCGTCGAATACGAAAAGAATGCGGAAGGCAAGATGGTCAAGTCCCGTCTCGGCAAAGACCTCCGGCATCCCTTCTCCGGAACCGGTCTTGCCATGCGGAACGGCGTCAACTCCCGCATCGCCCACACCATCGCCGTTCACGCCCACGAAGGCGACGGCGCTTATCGGAGCCCCGAGGCAGTGGTCATCAACAAGTGCGACTTCATCAACTTCGAGAGCATCAAGTCCTTCCTCGGATTGCTGAAGTAAGCCACCGAAGATGATCTCTTGAGGGCACCGCGTCGTTTTCGTCCAGAGGGGATGCGGCGCCCTCTTCGGAATGCTGTTACGGAAAGCACGAAATTCTAAGAGGAGGTGTGGTGCAACAATGGGCAAGACCATGATCGAAAAGATCATCGAGCGAGCCTCGGGCAAAAAAGTGAAGGTCGGTGACCGCGTCTGGTGCAACATCGACTGGTCCACCGCCCGCGACTTCGGCGGGGCGAATTGTGTTCTTCAGTTTGAGGAAGTGACGGAAAAGAAGGGAAAGGTCTGGGATCCGGAAAAGATCGCCTTCACCTTCGATCTTCAGGCACCGGCCCATGCGGAAAAGGTCGCCCAGAACCAGAAGATCATCCGTGATTTTGCGAAGAAACAAGGGATTTCCAAAGTCTTCGACGTGAACTGGGGAATCGGGCAGCACGTGCTCCTTGAAAACGGTCTGGTCAAACCCGGCGATGTCATCCTCGGCACGGACAGCCACATGAACCTTCTCGGCGCCGTGGGCTCCTTCGCCACCGGCGTGGGGAACACGGACATCGTGGCGTCCTGGTTCAAGGGAACCAACTGGTTCCGCGTACCCGAGACGATGAAGATCACCGCCACGGGGACCTTCAAGAAGGGCGTCTGCATGCGCGACTTCCTCACCCTTCTCGTGGGAACTCTCGGTGCGGACGGCATGTTCTTCCGGTCCGTGGAGTTCTACGGCGAGACCATTGAAAACTCCACCCTCGCGGATCGCATCACCCTCTGCTCCATGGTCACCGAGATGAGCGGCAAGGTTGGACTCATCCTTCCCAACGGGGACGTGCTCGACTGGCTCCGGGCGAGAGCCGGGAGCGAAGTGGACGAACGCGTGAAGGCCATCGCCGCCGATCCCGACGCAGTCTACTGCCAGGAACTCGCCTTCGATGTCAACGACCTGGAACCCCTCGCCTCCTGCCCGGATGCGCCGGACAACGTGAAGAAGGTCCGGGAGGTCGCGGGAAACCATATCGATCAGGTACACATCGGCTCCTGTTCCAACGGCCGTTTCGAGGACATCGCCGCCGCCTTCGACGTGCTCAAGGCCGCGAATTTCCAGATCAGCCCCACGGTGCGCACCATCATCACCCCCGCGACGAGGGAGACCATGAAGCGCTGCGCCGAGGCGGGCATGATCCAGAAATTCCTGGAGGCCGGGGTCATCTTCACCAATCCCACCTGCAGCCTATGCACCGCGGAGCACTACGGCGTGCTTCCCAGCGGCGACGTGGGCGTCTCCACCACAAATCGGAACTTCATCGGCAAGGTGGGCAAGGGAAGTCACACCTATCTCATGAGTCCCATGTCGGCAATGGCTTCCGCTGTCCGCGGCGTCATCACGGACCCGCGGGATATCCTCTGCTAGGGCGACCAAGGAGGACACGAAGATGGAACAGACAATTCTGCGCGGACGTGCCTGGGTTTTCGGCGACGACGTGGACACGGACCTCATCTACCACAACAAGTATCTCGCCGAGACGGATCCCAAGAAAATGCCCCAGTTCTCCTTTGAATACTATCCCGGCAAGGAGAACTTCGCAAAGGAAGTGAAAGAGGGCGATTTTGTCGTGGCGGGCCGGAACTTCGGCTGCGGCTCCTCCCGGGAACATGCCGTGTACTGCCTCAAGTTCGCAGGCATACCCGTAGTACTGGCCGAGTCCTTTTCCCGCATCTATTACCGGAACGCCATCAACAACGGCTACCCCGTGCTCTTCGTGAACGGTCTGAGCGAGGCCATCAAGGCAAAGGAGATCAACGACGGAGATGAACTCGAAGTGAACCTCGCCACCGGTGAGATCAAGGACGTTACCAACGGCAAGACCTTCCACGGAGACGCCGTGGCCGATCTCGAAAAGGACATCATGGCCGCGGGAGGACTTATCGAGTATCTCAAGGAACAGGCAGCGAAGAGTGCCTGAGCGAGAGACATCGCAAGGAGGGATACACACCATGGGCAAGACCTTCGCCGAAAAGGTTCTCGGCAAAGCCGCCGGATATGAGGTCAAGGCCAACGATGTGGTCACCGTGGAGCCCCATTTTTGCATGAGCCACGACAACGCCGCACCCATCGCCAAGACCTTCAAGAAGATCGGCGTCAAAAACGTCTGGAAACCCGACGCACTCGTGTTCATTCTCGACCACGCCGTACCGGCCCCCAGCGACGAACATGCGGTAAACCACAAGGAGATCCGGGAATTCGTCAAGGAACAGGGCATTCCTCACTTCTACGACGTCATGTCCAATGGCGGCGTCTGCCACCAGGTCATGTGTGAAGAGGGCTTCGCCCTTCCGGGGCTCATCATGGTGGGCAGCGACAGCCACACCTGCACCTACGGTGCCTACGGCGCCTTCTCCACCGGCATCGGACGAAGCGAAATGGCCGCGGCCTGGGCGACGGGCAAGATCTGGTTCAAGGTCCCCGAGAGCCTGAAGATCACCGTCACGGGCAAATTCAAGAAAGGAGTCACCGCCAAGGATCTCATCCTCAAGATCATCGGCGACATCGGCGCCGATGGTGCGGACTACATGTCCGTGGAATTCCACGGCCAGGGCATCGCCGACATGACCGTGGCGGAGAGGATGACCCTGTGCAACATGGGCATCGAGATGGGCGCCAAGAACGCCGTCTGCCCTCCTGACGAGAAAGTGCTCGACGCCATCAAGGGCAAGGCAAAAAGCGACAAGTGGGAGGCAATCTGGGCGGACGCCGACGCAATCTACGCGAAAGAACTCGCCTACAATCTGGGCGATCTCGTTCCCTGCGTGGCAAAACCCCACACGGTGGACAACTACGCCGCCATTGACGCAGTGAAGGGAACGGAGATCCACCAGGCCTTCCTCGGGAGCTGCACCAACGCCCGCATCGAAGATCTCCGCGCCGCGGCGGAGATCCTCAAGGGACGCAAGGTAGCCGTGCGGACCATCGTCATCCCCGCTTCCTGGACAGTCTATCGCCAGGCCATGAAAGAGGGACTCTTCGACACCTTCCTCGACGCAGGCTGCGTCATCGCCAATCCCGGCTGCGGCCCCTGCATGGGCAACCACGAGGGAATCCTCGCCCCCGGCGAGACCTGCATCAGCACAGCAAACCGGAATTTCAAGGGGCGCATGGGCAACAAAGAGAGCTTCATCTATTTGGCGAGCCCCCTCACCGTGGCCGCTTCGGCTCTCACCGGCAAGATCTCCGATCCGAGGGAGGTGCTGTAGTCGTGAAAATCACCGGAAAAGTTTGGAAGTACGGCGACGATGTGAACACCGACGTCATCTTCCCGGGAAAATACACCTACACCATCAAGGATCGCGCCGAGATGGCCAAGGTGGCTCTGGAAGACCTCGACCCGGAATTCACCAAATCCGCCAAGGCGGGAGACATCATCGTGGCCGGCAAGAACTGGGGATGCGGCTCTTCCCGTGAGCAGGCCGTCTCCTGCCTCAAGGAGCGCGGA
It encodes:
- a CDS encoding encapsulin-associated ferritin-like protein, which encodes MSSYHEPVEELSQADRDIHRALNSLKEEVEAVDWYHQRAAASQDETIRSVILHNRDEEIEHACMMLEWLRRTMPEWDAALRTYLFTTAPITEVEEAATGGEGSGNAAPASSASGIGIGSMKNR
- a CDS encoding universal stress protein, coding for MPRKILVALDLSKISEELVLYGHSLAHRLDVQVDFLHALPHTSLWRGYEPWVPPELDMQVREIAQKKIAYWIRRAEEALPCEHCHEHQVFVEEGNPADLVISKAKENGYNLIVVGHKGQSALEHLIVGSTATNVVRYAHCSVLVYRPGLKVF
- the ptsP gene encoding phosphoenolpyruvate--protein phosphotransferase, translated to MDLQKTSSRPTGSRTLRGIPLSPGYGVGPARIYRTVSFALSSEAEMPGPSRDESPETAVMRFRKALAASREQLLQLQAQSTATLGQEKAAVFAAQNLMLDDPMLSGGVEELLHKGTSPEDAVVLKTREIKTLFESLPDPYLRERAADVEDVGRRIFRNLLGVGTLDLEDVGEPVILVAEDLTPSDTAALSSKTVAGILTERGGPTSHTAIIAKALEIPAVSGIGNLSDLIEEGLPVALDGERGDVVLAPSAEETARFAALREKRLHTARQLATLRDLPAITLDGVEIGLWGNIAKPEGTEKVLSYGGTGVGLFRTEFLYMSGDTPPGEEEQLAAYVKALEGMKGMPTVIRTLDAGGDKEVPSLRGILGDKPEMNPFLGYRALRICLDEKDLFRTQLRALLRAAPSGDLRIMFPMVAGLEDLRSARKALDQARSELEAEGIAVPPVKVGIMIEIPAAAAMAPLLAAEADFFSVGTNDLTQYTLAADRMNARVTRWYDSFHPGVLQLLRLTAEGAGKRNIELGMCGEMAGDLDAIPLLLGLGFQELSMTPSQIPWAKRLVRTLSIEVCRDIAGKALSFGTAAEVRTYLQERRAALTANFADE
- a CDS encoding M24 family metallopeptidase; this encodes MMSSMQPLVQGKIDQAMALLGETGIDCWCTFVRETSEMCDPAMRYLVGADVVGEAAFLLARDGRAFAVLAALDKSDVEALETYRIFPYVQSIREPLREALTLLDPKTIGLNFSEANYAVDGLSFGMYRRLRSLLEGTPYAERLVSAEGLFSKVRSIKTPEELRRIRAAIAETLELFDLWPRNFQEGWTLRRISDFLHEEMHRRNLEGSWSLSGDPGITSGPDMIPGHGTPPDLPVLPGHVLNMDFGIRKDGYSSDLQRVWYRPSREAPEPPGDVRRAFSVVRRGIEEAAAFLRPGVRGCEVDAVARRIVTEAGYPEYAHSLGHQVGAFAHDGGALLGPRWERYGKLVELPVEEGQVFTLEFGVQTSCGYLGQEDMVVVTSNGCAFLTPPQEDLWTLTPGEA
- the thiW gene encoding energy coupling factor transporter S component ThiW, with the translated sequence MTPFPLKRLTAAGLFVAAALLLSGIHIPLGPTKCFPFQHTVNALAGALLGPWWAAGIAAVTSLLRLFTGTGTLFAFPGSIPGALAAGFAFRWWKKDWAVFAEPLGTGPVGASLAALLLGPAMGRSVGIVSLNLAFLASSLPGATVAFLLLHLLRQNQAFRKMAATL
- the thiD gene encoding bifunctional hydroxymethylpyrimidine kinase/phosphomethylpyrimidine kinase — translated: MTSYRGLAATIAGSDSGGGAGIQADLKTFAALDVFGTTVITALTAQNSLGVEAIFDIPPSMIRAQIDALWSDFPIGATKTGMLSRPETIREVAAGVRRWNIASLVVDPVMVAQSGASLITDEAVEVLRDELLPLALLVTPNVPEAERLAQQPISSVEDMRRAAERIATLGVPNVLVKGGHLPQENEIVDVLFAEGTLVTFRDSRLETRNTHGTGCTLSAAITAELASGSPLILAAEEGRRYLRRALEHGFRPGKGWGTLGHARAGRAECPAH
- a CDS encoding hydroxyethylthiazole kinase — its product is MPRTLKSLLQKADGAALTEVWAGMKAKRPLLYHLTNWISASFQADAVCAVGASPIMSRETQETAHLAAMADGVLCNVGALERRDLPAVQNALAGARLALLDPVGYGATPYRRRIVDDLLQNPAIRIIKGNRGEISLLAGHEGTLRGVDALSARAVPEAVMSLARRTGALVCATGETDLLSDGSCVAAIRGGSFLLPAISGSGCVLGSLMLAGACGGEHVAGGLAGVVAMKRCAERAERKSSGPGTFRAALLDELFLLQPSDFAEELRRCTLLQEKEA
- the thiE gene encoding thiamine phosphate synthase gives rise to the protein MTLRKRLRLCVIPDRILGAPRSLEEQTLCALRGGATAIQLRDKNASTRELYETAVTLKRLCDDCGALLIVNDRIDVALAAGADGVHLGQSDLPVPEARRLAPPGFLVGATAHSVEEALQAEQNGADYLGIGAAFPTASKTVTTLLGPEGIRHVTSRISLPAIAIGGITPDRVRCVLDAGVCGVAVIAAVVASAEPEKATREFAAHIP